CAGCCACCGCGCCCACGCCTGGCCATCGACCATCTCCTCCTCGCCGGGGAGTCGCCGCACCCACCACTGCCACGTGCGGGTATCCAACTGGGAGGGCCCGGCGGGCAGTTCGACCCAGTCCTCCTCCCGCGCGACCCGCTCCACCAGCCGGGCGGCGTGCCGCCAGCCCGGACGCTGCAGCACCGGCGAGTTCGCCTGCACGTTGACCACGTACGGCAGACGATGTTCCTCCAGGAAGGAACGGAACGCACGCTCGCGCCCGTACACCTCGTCGGCGGCCACCCACACCTTCCCCGGCTCCTGAGGCAGGTCGGGCAGCGCCCGCTCGATCATCGCCTCCGCCAGCCGTGGCTTGGTCAGGAAGCCGCGCTGCTCGGGCACGTGCGCGGCCCGGCAGCGATCCGGCTCGTCCGTCCATTCCCGTGGCAGGTACAACTCCCGGTCGATCAACGCCTGCCCCGCACCGGTGGCCCACGCACACATCACCCCGATCTGGCAGGGGAATACCCCGCCGAGCGTCCCGGAGTGCTGCCTCGCCACCCCGGCCGAAGCCTTCCCGCGCTTGGCGAACCCGGTCTCGTCCACCACCAGCACCCCGGCCCCGCCGGGCCCCGCGCCCACGCCGTCGTCCGCCAGCTCGGCGACGGCGTACCGGCGGGTGAAGTCCCGCACCCCCTCCACGTCCCACTTCGCCCGGTCCAGCAAGTGCTGCTGGTTCCACGGCACACGCTCTCCGGCCCACTCCGCCAGCTGCCAGCCGTTCTTGCGCGAGACCGGCCCCAGTAGGCCCCGGACGCACATCTCCCCATGCCACTGCGTCTCCACCCGGCCGAACAGGTCCCCGACCCCCACCAGCAGATCGTCCAGCCGCCCCGCCCACTCCTCCGCCCACTCCCGGTCCGACACCTCGACCGGGACATCCAGCAACTCCGCCTTCATACACGGCAGTTACCCAGCTTAGAGACCCTCGAACTCCCGCAACCACCATGATCTACAGCTGAAGGGTCAGCGACCATCACGGCGGCGAAGACCGGGCCGATGCCCGGGATCATCTGTACCGCGTGGTAGCCGGGAGCGGCGCGCAGCAAGTGGGGTGACATTCCCGTGTTTTCTGCCTGCGATCAGCAAGGGGGCCCTGAAGAGGCTTAGTTCCGAATTGCGCGGGTGGCGGATTCACCGGCGCACGGGCCACACGTCGCTCAACTCGCACGGATCATCAACCCAATCGTGCGAGGGTGGATGCAGTACTACGGGGCGTTCTATCACTCCGCGCTGAAGCCCCTCCTGCGGAGCATCAACGCCTACCTGGTGCGCTGGATCCGCAGAAAGTACAAACGGCTGGCCGGGTTCAAGAAAGCCAAGGACTGCTTCCAGGGGATCACACAGCGGTACCCGGGAATGTTCGCGCATTGGCGCTTGTGCCGTAATTTCTGGTGATCGGGGTGACAAGAGCCGTGTAGCGGGAGACTGTTACGCACGGTTCTGTGGGAGCCGGAGGGTGAGATTCCCTCCGGCTACCCGACCCGACCATTTTTCGGCCGAGCGCTTCGGCGGTGAAGTCGCGGTTCACGAGGTCGGGGATCGGGCCGGCCCGGCCGTCGTTCTCGGTGAGGCTGTGGCGCCACGGCCGTGGCTGGCACGCCTGGAGGTCTAGCTCCCGCATGAGGTCACGCACGAGTTCGGGCCCGCAGGGCACGCCCCAGGCAGTGAGGTCGGCGTGGATGCGCCGGTAGCCGTAGGTGCTGTCAGAATCCTCGAAAGACTTGGTCATCAGTAATTTCAGATCCTCCCGTCGCCGGGCGGTCGCCGAAATCGGCCGGCTCCGCCGTTCGTAGAATCCTGAGCGGGACACTTCCAGCCAGTCACACATCTTCGCGACCGGCGGTATCTCTTCGTTCGTGGTGGAGGGCGCGTACTCGGCATCGATGAACTCGAACCTGTCACTCACCGAGGATCCTTGGCAAAGTACGCTGCGACTTTTTCCAGGAAAGCGACCTTCTGCCGCAGTTCCCTCAGTTCGCGTTCCTGCTCGCGGAGCCGTGCCCGTTCATCCACCGTGAGGGGCGGCTCCTCTCCCGCGTGCTCACGCCGGTAGGCGTTGACCCAATTCACGAGCGTGCCTTCGACAAGTCCGAGTTCCCGGGCGACCTGGGCGACCGGACGCGACGTCTCGATCACCATCTTTCCCGGCCTCTTCCCGATACTCAGGGGTGAACTTCCTACGTTTCTGCGACAACCGGCTTCCCCTTTCCGAACAGACCCACCGTAGTGGGACCACTGTCCGGAAACTTCAGGGCGCTTCAGTGAGGCTGGAGCGGTGGTGGTCAGCAGCCAATGGATTCCTTGTCCGCCGCCTCTGATTGCATGCCATTCAGGGATGGGGACCCGGCCGGCGGCGGCATAGATCCAGCCCTGTGGTGGTAGACGTGGGTGAGGATCGTGTCGAGGACGTGCCAGTCGGCGTGGTGTCCGCAGGCACTGCACCGGTTTGGGTTGAAGCTGCGGCCCCGCTACCAGGCGGGCTGGTCGTGCAGTTGTGCTGCGACGTCTGCCGTGTCGCCGTCAGGTGCCGCGAGGACGGGGCGCGCCATGTCGACGGCTTCGGGGCAGTCCGTGGTGGTGAACTCCTCGCCGCGCGGCCGGTATGACGGCAGCAGCCCGAACACCCACCACAGGGAGAAAGCGCACCGCTCGCACGGCGCCTCGTACGCCAGCACGTCTACCTGCAGCGAACTCACCGGGCCGCACCCCCTCTATTTTCATGGTGATCCTGGCACATCGGGCCCTGGCGCCGGGCGCGGTCTGGCAGGGGCAGGACACCGGTCGGTGGAAGTCCGTCGCCGCGCCTCGGGGGCGTCGCCTGACCGGACTGCTCTCGCCGGTGGTTGTCTATCGGTCGTGGAGCACTGCAGGGCGGCTGACGGGGATGACGGTGAGTAGGTTGTCAAGGCCCTTGAAGTCGTCCGGGTTGGTGGTGAACAGGGGGAGGCCCTCCGCAATGGCGATCGAGGCGATCATCAAGTCGGCGGTGCGGCGCCGGGGCTGGCGGCCGGCGGTGATGACGGCGGCGCAGACGCGGCCGTAGATGCGGGCGGCTTCCGCGTCGAAGGGGATGGGGTCGAACTCATTCTCGGCGCGTTGGAGGATGTCCGTGCGACGGGCGCGCTCGGCGTGTTCGTCGTAATCGTCCTGTTCGGCATTGCCGCGCACCTGGTGGGGGCCGGCGGAGAGTTCGGCCAGGGTGATGGCGCTGATGGCCATCTCGGCGGGCAGCTCGTCAGGGTTGATCCACTTGCGCAGAATCATGATGTTGGTGTCGAGGAGCCCCTGCGGGTGCTCGGCGGAGGGGTGCTCAACGGGCATAGGGGTCATCCTGCTCCTGCTCGACGGTGGTTGCCTGGTCGGCTCGGAAGGCGTCCGGGGAGATGTCGGAGGCGGTGCGGGACCTGGCAGCGAACTCGCCGCGCGGGACGAAGCGCCGACGGCGTCGCAGAGGGATCAGCTCGCCGATGCGGTGCCCATCCCGGGTGACGGTGAAGGACTGGCCGCTTTGGACGGCATCCATGATCTCTTTGGATTTGGTGCGCAGGTCGCGCTGGGTGATCTCGGACTGGGTGCTCATATATCCATGATAGCCGCCCTGTGCTACAGGGTGCCACCCTGTAGCACCCCGTGTTCCGCGCCCTCGGGCTGTCAGGCACATCCCCGGCAGTTGATCGCCAAGAGTCTCGCTACTTGGCGCTCGCTTTCCAGGAGACGTAGTCAAACTGCCAGGTCAGAACAACTGTTGCTGACCTTGAGACAACCCGCCGACCCCCGACCCGGCCACCAGTACGGGCACGTACAGATCCCAGCCCGCATGAGGCTGGGCCGAGGGACTGACGGTGTCCCGCGTCAAGTTTGTGGCTCAATGATCTTGGTCTGAAAGTTGGGGATGCAGGGTCGGGGTGCGGTAGACCTCGATCGGCCGGTGGCCGGCGAGGGCTTCGTGGGGCCGAACGTGGTTGAAGACGTGCCGGTAGTGCTCCGCCTCGCGGGCCAGAGTGTCGAGGTCCTCGATCTCCAGGCGGTAGAGGTGCTCGTACTTCAACGAGCCGAACGCGCGCTCGCGTACCCCGTTCTGGCCGGGGCTCTTGGCGCGGGTGCGGATGTGCAGCAGCTCGGGCCGGGAGGCGATGAAGCGGGCGAACGCGGCCCCCTTGAACGCGCCGCCGTTGTCGGTGACCAGCTTGATCCTGCGGATCTTGCCGGTTTCCGGATCCGTGGGCAGCAGCTCGGCCAGCGGGGCGCCGCCCAGGCACTCGGCCTCAGCGATGGCGATGCGGACGGCCTCGATGGCGTCGGCTCCGGTGCACGACGGGGCGATGTGCCAGCCGTGCTCGTACTTGGTGAAGTAGTCGGTCACCCCTGCCAGCCGCCAGATGCCGCCACCGGTGGTTTCGTACTCGGAGAAGTCCAGCTGCCACACCTCGTTCGGCCGCGTTGGCAGCTCGGCGAAGGCGGCCTTACGGGCCTTGGCGTGCTCGCGCCGCTCGCCCTGATAGTCGACGGGCTGGAGCAAGTCCCGTCGGCGCAGGGCCCGTTCGACGGAAGAGGCCGACACCTCATGTCCGTCGGCCCGCATCAGCCAGTGGATCTTGCGGTGTCCCCAGGCCGGCCAGTCCGCGGCGTACTTCGCCGCGAGGGGCTCCAGAGCGTCGACGACCGGTGCGGGCCACGGCCCCTTGACCACAGTGCCGCCTTCACGGGTGCGGGCCTGCCACCGACAGTACGTACGGCGCGGGATGCCGAGCAGCTCACAGAACCTCGAGGTCGGCATCACCGCCTGGCTGCGGATCACCTCGAGGTCCTCGAAGGGGCCAGACGGTCCTCGGCGGACTTCTTCCACACCCGCAGCTCGACATGGGCCTCGCCCAGTGCCGTCTTCAGCTCCTCGATCTCCGCCTCGAGCCGCTCCTCCCGGCCCGACACGCGGCGGCTGCCCACAGCGGCGAGACCAGCCCTGCCGGCGTTGGGATGGTCTCGGGATAAGCTTGGCGGGTGCCCGTCTATTGGCCAGGCGGTGTCCGGCATGGAGGCGACGCGAGTCCGGTCTGCTGCTCCTGCGCGGAACGTGAGAAGGCGTACCCCGACACCGACCGCCTTCTGGGCGGCGAGAGGGAGTGCCCGGTCCAGGTGTTGTCCTGGAGGCCCTGAGTACCGTTGCGGGGTGCACTGGCGGACCGGCTCGTAGTAGCTGTGATGCCCCTGTAACGGGGGCGGAGCCAAGGGGCAGGGTCATCCGCGGCTGTTGTTCGGTCAGTCAACCGGAGTGCCCGGGAGGAACTGGGGTGGACGAGCTGAAAGCGCAAGGCAAGCCGTTTGAGGTTATCTGCATGCACGAGGTCTGTTTGCGCCAACTGTCGTCAAAGGGTACTCCGATGGGTTGAACGGGAGGACACTGGGGAGTGCAAGGAGAACGGACGGCCTGGCGTTCGATGCCATGAGACAGGCCGTCCAACGAGTTTCAGCGCCGGGCCGTTGAGACGCTCTGGGTGCCAGTGTTTCGCTGAAGTGATTCGTAGTGAGCGCATCTCGGTGCACTTCGGGCCATGTTGCGAGAGCTCGCCTCTGGCCGGGCGCTGTGAGGGATGCGTGCAGATTGCCGCGGGGAGCAGTGGTGGGCGGTTGAAGCGCATCTCAGGGCGCTTTGGGGAAATTCGTCAACGGCCGCCGCCGGATGCGGGCGAGCGCCGGCGGCGGCCGCGAGGTGCGAGGACGGCGCTGGTTCCCCTACCGTCGCCGTCTCGCACTGGCCGTCCTCACCGACCCTCCCGGGGTGTGTGGGAGTTCACCCCGGGCTCGAAGCAGGGCTGGGGAGGACGAAGGGCTGGAGCTGCGTTGTCGGCGATGCGGCTCCAGCCGCTCACAGTGGTCGGATAGTCACTGCGACCCGGGGGGCTGGGGGCCGAAAGAGGAGGAACGGTAGCCCGTCGTCGGCCGGAGTCGGCGAAACGGGCGAAGCTCCTGCTGGGAAGCGTATCCGGGCCGGGGCAGTGAGGGCAGCATGCGATTCAGCCGA
This is a stretch of genomic DNA from Streptomyces sp. V4I8. It encodes these proteins:
- a CDS encoding IS701 family transposase yields the protein MKAELLDVPVEVSDREWAEEWAGRLDDLLVGVGDLFGRVETQWHGEMCVRGLLGPVSRKNGWQLAEWAGERVPWNQQHLLDRAKWDVEGVRDFTRRYAVAELADDGVGAGPGGAGVLVVDETGFAKRGKASAGVARQHSGTLGGVFPCQIGVMCAWATGAGQALIDRELYLPREWTDEPDRCRAAHVPEQRGFLTKPRLAEAMIERALPDLPQEPGKVWVAADEVYGRERAFRSFLEEHRLPYVVNVQANSPVLQRPGWRHAARLVERVAREEDWVELPAGPSQLDTRTWQWWVRRLPGEEEMVDGQAWARWLVARRRLEDPGKRDYYLGWGPADTPVEEIVLVPGARWRVEEAIKLAKSACGMADYEVRSFHGWYRHVTLAQLAAAFLVGCDAATARENGPLARTRYGQPAPTAPVAERGGPA
- a CDS encoding IS3 family transposase, whose translation is MSDRFEFIDAEYAPSTTNEEIPPVAKMCDWLEVSRSGFYERRSRPISATARRREDLKLLMTKSFEDSDSTYGYRRIHADLTAWGVPCGPELVRDLMRELDLQACQPRPWRHSLTENDGRAGPIPDLVNRDFTAEALGRKMVGSGSRRESHPPAPTEPCVTVSRYTALVTPITRNYGTSANARTFPGTAV
- a CDS encoding type II toxin-antitoxin system VapC family toxin: MPVEHPSAEHPQGLLDTNIMILRKWINPDELPAEMAISAITLAELSAGPHQVRGNAEQDDYDEHAERARRTDILQRAENEFDPIPFDAEAARIYGRVCAAVITAGRQPRRRTADLMIASIAIAEGLPLFTTNPDDFKGLDNLLTVIPVSRPAVLHDR
- a CDS encoding transposase; translated protein: MVIETSRPVAQVARELGLVEGTLVNWVNAYRREHAGEEPPLTVDERARLREQERELRELRQKVAFLEKVAAYFAKDPR
- a CDS encoding type II toxin-antitoxin system Phd/YefM family antitoxin, with translation MSTQSEITQRDLRTKSKEIMDAVQSGQSFTVTRDGHRIGELIPLRRRRRFVPRGEFAARSRTASDISPDAFRADQATTVEQEQDDPYAR
- a CDS encoding transposase, with product MIRSQAVMPTSRFCELLGIPRRTYCRWQARTREGGTVVKGPWPAPVVDALEPLAAKYAADWPAWGHRKIHWLMRADGHEVSASSVERALRRRDLLQPVDYQGERREHAKARKAAFAELPTRPNEVWQLDFSEYETTGGGIWRLAGVTDYFTKYEHGWHIAPSCTGADAIEAVRIAIAEAECLGGAPLAELLPTDPETGKIRRIKLVTDNGGAFKGAAFARFIASRPELLHIRTRAKSPGQNGVRERAFGSLKYEHLYRLEIEDLDTLAREAEHYRHVFNHVRPHEALAGHRPIEVYRTPTLHPQLSDQDH